The genomic DNA GGCTTGTCCGCGTCCGCCCAGGCGTCCATGCCGCCCGAGACGTTGACGGCGGAGTACCCCTGGCCCACGAGCCACTGCGTGGCCTTGGCGGAGCGCCCGCCCCGCAGGCAGATGACCTTGTAGTCGACGTCGGGGTCCAGCTCGTCGATGCGCAGGGGGAGCTCGCTCAGCGGAATGTGGCGGGCGCCCTCGATATGACCCGCGTCCCACTCGTCCTGTTCCCGCACGTCGAGGACGTCGTCCCCGCTCGTCAGGTCGGTGGCGGAAATGTTCTCGATGTCATGCATGACGGCACCTTTCGTGTGGCCTTGTCTGTCCTGCTCCAAGGCTAACGCGCCGCGTGCTGACGCGTCGCGGCGCCGCCTGCGCCGACCGCGCGCCGCGGGCAGACGCCCCATCCAGGAGAAACCCAATTGTCCTCAGTGTCCGCAGAGTGAGATAGTTGAGACTTGTGAGTACTGCAACTGTTTCAATAGACCGCCCGGATTCACCGGGATCAACCCGCCGGGGCCACCCGCCCCAGCTCGGCGTGCTCTTCACTCTGGAGATGTGGGAGCGGTTCTCGTTCTATGGCCTCCAGGGCATCCTCGCCTACTACATGTACTACTCGGCCACCGAAGGCGGCCTGGGCATGGACAAGGCCACCGCCCTCGGCATCGTCGGCGCGTACGGCGGCACGGTCTTCCTCATGACCATCATGGGCGCGTGGGTCGCCGACCGCGTTCTGGGCAAGGAGCGCACGCTCTTCATCTCCGGCATCCTCATCATGCTGGGCCATGTCTCCCTCGCGCTTCTGCCGGGCCAGGTCGGCCTGCTGATCGGCCTGATCTTCGTGGCCATCGGCTCCGGCGGCCTCAAGGCCAACGCCACCGCCGTCGTCGGCACTCTCTACGAGCGCAAGGACCCGAAGCGGGACGCAGGCTTCTCCATCTTCTACATGGGCGTGAACATCGGTGCGCTCTTCGGCCCGCTCGTCACAGGCTGGCTCAAGGACGCTCGCGGGTTCCACTGGGGCTTCGGGGCGGCTGCCGTGGGCATGGCCATCGGCCTCATCGTCTACTCGATGGGCCGCAAGCGCTTCCCCGAGGCCGCCTACGCGCCCGCAGATCCGCTCGAGGGCTCTCAGCGCAAGCTCATCGCTCCCGTTGTCGTGGGCGGGTTTGTCGTCATGGGCCTCGCCCTGTGGCTGGGCCTGGCCACCGACACCCTGGACTGGGTCATCTTCGGCGTCGCGCTCTTCGCTGCCCTCGCGTTCTTCACGGTCATGCTTCGTGACCGCGAGGTCACCGGGGAGGAGCGCTCTCGCGTCAAGGCGTTCATCCCGCTCTTCGTCGCGGCCACCTTGTTCTGGTCTCTGTTCCAGCAGCAGTTCACGTTCATCGCGCTGTACTCTGACACGCGACTGAACCGCAGCATCGGCGGCTGGGAGTTCCCGGCCTCGTGGGTTCAGTCGATCAACGCGGTCTTCGTCATCATCTTCGCCGGCGTCCTCTCGGCGATGTGGACCCGCCTGGGCACGCGGGCCCCGGCCACGCCGCGGAAGTTCGCGATCTCGCTTGTCCTCATCGGCTTCGCGTACTTCGTGTTCCTTCCGTTTGCGAACGGCAAGACGCTGACTCCCGTCCTCGTTCTTGTCGCGGTGCTGTTCCTCTTCACGATGGGCGAGCTCCTCCTGTCCCCGATCGGCCTCTCGCTCGCGACGAAGCTGGCTCCCGCGAAGTTCCCCACCCAGATGGTGGCGCTGAACTTCCTCGCGTCCTCGATCGGCACCACGCTGGCCGGCACGGTGGCCAAGTACTACGACCCCACGAATGAGGTGCCGTACTTCGTCAGCATCGGCCTCACGAGCGTGGTGTGCGGCGTCATCCTGTTCGTCGCCTCCAAGCGGATCTCGGCGCTCATGAAGGGCGTCCTCTAGAGCACGACGACGGCGCCTGGCGGCGGGCTCACCCCGCCGGCGGCTGCCGCAACGCGGAACCCCCGGCTCCTCCCGACTCGTTCGGGGTGGGGCCGGGGGGTTCGTCCGTCCGGGTGGCAGTGCTCAGGCGGTGGCGCCGGAGTGGGAGACGCTCGGCGAGGGGAAGGTCGGGCTCGGGCTCGGGCTGAGATCCATGTCGATCTCGTTGGCCGCCTGGCCGAGGATGATCACAAAGAGCACGATGGCCCCGATGAAGAGCAAGAGGGACAGGTAGCTCATGATGAGGCCGGCGATCGCCAGGGGGCGGCCCGTGGGCTCCTGGCGGAGGCCGATGTGCCCGAAGACAATGCCTGCCACCTGGGGGACGAAGAAGAGCAGGCCGCCCATGATCGACAGAATGCCGAGCACGAGGGACGTGACGCTCAGGCCCTTCGAGTCGTTGTGCGGGGCCTGGTAGGGGGGCCGCGAGTAGTTGTAGTTCGGGGCCGGCTGCTGCCCGTATGGGCCGTACTGGGGCGCGCCCTGGCCGTACGGGGCGTCGGCCTGCCCGTACGGGGAGGGGCCCTGACCGTACGGGCCGTGTCCCGGGGCGCCGTAGGGCTCCTGATGGCGGGGAACCTCGCTGGACGGGGGCCCGGAACGCTCGGGGTTGGTGTTCTCAGTCATCGTGCACCTTCTTCGGCCTCCGTCGCGGAAGCCGGCTTGGGATCGGGGAGGGTCGGGTCAGTCAAGGGGGCCGTCGGCGCCGCGGCTGCGGCGCGCCGAGGGCGCCAGTTCACGCGCTGGGGAAGCTCGAACAGGCGGGGGCGGTCCGGGAGGCGCACCGCCGTGAGGAATGCGAGCACGACGTAGGCGGCGAGGCAGAGCGCGGGAATGCTGGCCACAACCTTGGCCCACGGCTGGCTCGTGATCGGCCCCGCATCAGCGGAGTCCCACCCGAGCACGCGCAGCCCCACGCCGAGGACAAGGAAGATGACGACCGCCAGGACGGCGAACGAGCGCTTGTACCGCCCTGTCTCGCGCGGCAGCACGACGCACCCGTAGAGGATGACGAGAATCCACACGGCGTGATGCGCCCACGAGATGGGCGAGATGAAGAGCATGACGGCACTCGCGAGGCTGATCTGCGAGGGCAGGTCCCCGCGCCCGCGCAGGCCCAGGAGGGCCATGAGCCCCAGGGCGATGAGGCAGACGGCACCGAGGAACCAGAGGCCCTTCATGTCCATCCCGAACCGGGCGGTCACGCCCTCGAACGAGATGTTGTCGTAGTACCCGATCCCGCCGACACGGGAGGGGTCCCGCAAGACCTCGAACCAGTACTGCCTCGTCACGCCCGGGGCCACGAGCATCATCGCGGCAATGGTCCCCGCGAACCCGGCAGCCATGCCGACGAGCATCTTCCAGCGCCCCCAGACAAGCGGCAGCAGGCCCAGCGCGAGCGGCGTGAGCTTGATGCCGCCCATGATGCCGACGACGACGCCGGCCGCGGCGCCGAGACCCCAGCGCACGCACGCGAGGTAGACGGCGGAGAAAACGATGATGTTGATCTGCCCGAACGCGAAGGAGTCCCGGATGGGCCCGAGCCACGCGGCGATGCCGGTGAGAAGCGGGGCCGTGCAGACCCACTGCGCGGAGGCCGGCACGAGCGCCGCCACGCGCGGGGCCAGGTCGCGGCAGACGAGGAAGAGCCCCACGACGGACGTCGTCGTCATGGCCGCCATGGCCACGTGGTAGGGCAGGAGCGCGAGGGGCACCATGATGAGCGCCGAGAAGGGCGGGTAGGTGAACGGGAGGGAGCGGCCGTCCTCGAGCGGCAGGGCCCCCTCGTACAGCCCCGCAGGGTTCTCGAGGAAGGCCCTGGCACCGGAGCGGTACGCCATGAGGTCGGTGCCATGAAGGGTTGAGACGGCCAGGCCCGCGAGGAGCAGGACTGCGCCGATGCACCACCCGGCCCACGTGGGCAATCGCACAGCGGACCGGCTCTCCGCCTCGGGCGTGGTCATGACTAGGGCTCCTCTGGGAACAGGTAGAACTCCGGCACGTGAAGGCACGGCCATTGCCATCTTATCCGCCGGAAGCTACCCTCAGCCGTGTGAATGATCCTTCGGTCTACCTCGTTGCAGACACCCGCATCACCGCCCAGGCCCGCGAGCGCGGGGTCCACGCGCTCACCCTCCCCGAGGTGGTCGCGGAGGCCGTCGAGGCGGGGGTCCGCATGGTCCAGATCCGCGCCAAGGACGCGACCGCCGAGGAGATGGAGGCCCTGGCCCGGGAGGTCGCCGCCGTGACGGACGGGAGGGCCGCCCTGGTTCTCAACGACGCGGTCGACGTCGCCGTGCGCCTGCGTGCGGCGGGTGTTCCCGTGGACGGCGTTCACGTGGGGCAGTCGGACCGCTCCCCGGCGGAGGCCCGCGCCCTCCTCGGCCCCGCCGCCCACCTCGGCCTCTCCGCCAACCAGCCCGAGCATCTCGAGGCGCTGCGGCGCTTGCCGCGCGGGACGGTCAGCGCGATCGGCGTGGGCACGGTCCGCGCCACCCAGACCAAGGCAGATGCGCCCGCGCCCAAGGGCTTCGACGGCCTGCGGGACTTCCTGGCGGCGGCGGAGGGCCTCGGCGTGCAGCGCATCGCCATCGGTGGCCTCGGCCCGGGGGACCCCAGCCGTGTGCGCGAGGCCGGAGCGGACGGCATGGCCGTGGTCTCCGCGATCTGCGCCGCGCCGAGCCCCCGCGAGGCCGCTGCCCTCCTCCGCGCCGAATGGGACGCGAGCGCCCCGCACCCCGCGGGCTAGCGCCTCAGAGCATCCCGATGACGAGGTTCACCACGGAGGCCAGAATCGCCGTGCTGTAGAGGTAGGACAGGATGCAGTGGACGAGGATCGTCCGCCGCAGCCGCATGGAGCCCACGTCCGTGTCCGAGACCTGGAACGTCAGCCCCAGGTTGAACGAGAAGTAGGCGAAGTCCGAGTACGTGGGAATGGGCGAGCCGCTGAACTCGATGGGCCTCGGCCGGGCGTCGCCCGCCTGCCCCGGGCTCGCCTCCCCGGCGCCCGCGGCGGCCCCGTGGCGCCAGCCGGCGTCGCCCTCAGCCTCCTGCGTGAAATAGTCCTCCGCATACCGCAGCGCGTAGAGCGTGTGGATGACGAACCACGCGGACGCCACCGTGAGGATGGCCAGGATGGCCAGCGGGAGCGCTGACGCTCCCCCTCCGGCGTGAGAGCGCGCCATGAGCCCGACGACGCCGACGAGCGCAGCACCTGCCGCCGCCACGCCCACGGCCCGGGACCACCCGACCGACGGGTCCTCCCTCGTCGCCCACGCGCGCGTCGCGGGGCCGTCCAGCGGCCAGAGGTGGTGGATGCAC from Falsarthrobacter nasiphocae includes the following:
- a CDS encoding thiamine phosphate synthase, which produces MNDPSVYLVADTRITAQARERGVHALTLPEVVAEAVEAGVRMVQIRAKDATAEEMEALAREVAAVTDGRAALVLNDAVDVAVRLRAAGVPVDGVHVGQSDRSPAEARALLGPAAHLGLSANQPEHLEALRRLPRGTVSAIGVGTVRATQTKADAPAPKGFDGLRDFLAAAEGLGVQRIAIGGLGPGDPSRVREAGADGMAVVSAICAAPSPREAAALLRAEWDASAPHPAG
- a CDS encoding peptide MFS transporter, whose amino-acid sequence is MSTATVSIDRPDSPGSTRRGHPPQLGVLFTLEMWERFSFYGLQGILAYYMYYSATEGGLGMDKATALGIVGAYGGTVFLMTIMGAWVADRVLGKERTLFISGILIMLGHVSLALLPGQVGLLIGLIFVAIGSGGLKANATAVVGTLYERKDPKRDAGFSIFYMGVNIGALFGPLVTGWLKDARGFHWGFGAAAVGMAIGLIVYSMGRKRFPEAAYAPADPLEGSQRKLIAPVVVGGFVVMGLALWLGLATDTLDWVIFGVALFAALAFFTVMLRDREVTGEERSRVKAFIPLFVAATLFWSLFQQQFTFIALYSDTRLNRSIGGWEFPASWVQSINAVFVIIFAGVLSAMWTRLGTRAPATPRKFAISLVLIGFAYFVFLPFANGKTLTPVLVLVAVLFLFTMGELLLSPIGLSLATKLAPAKFPTQMVALNFLASSIGTTLAGTVAKYYDPTNEVPYFVSIGLTSVVCGVILFVASKRISALMKGVL
- a CDS encoding glycosyltransferase 87 family protein, coding for MTTPEAESRSAVRLPTWAGWCIGAVLLLAGLAVSTLHGTDLMAYRSGARAFLENPAGLYEGALPLEDGRSLPFTYPPFSALIMVPLALLPYHVAMAAMTTTSVVGLFLVCRDLAPRVAALVPASAQWVCTAPLLTGIAAWLGPIRDSFAFGQINIIVFSAVYLACVRWGLGAAAGVVVGIMGGIKLTPLALGLLPLVWGRWKMLVGMAAGFAGTIAAMMLVAPGVTRQYWFEVLRDPSRVGGIGYYDNISFEGVTARFGMDMKGLWFLGAVCLIALGLMALLGLRGRGDLPSQISLASAVMLFISPISWAHHAVWILVILYGCVVLPRETGRYKRSFAVLAVVIFLVLGVGLRVLGWDSADAGPITSQPWAKVVASIPALCLAAYVVLAFLTAVRLPDRPRLFELPQRVNWRPRRAAAAAPTAPLTDPTLPDPKPASATEAEEGAR
- a CDS encoding DUF1345 domain-containing protein, with product MTTTDRPARRDSALRLAVSASAGVAAGLLVGLLGLDRALFGDESPVVSVCAGWSVGALVFMGLCIHHLWPLDGPATRAWATREDPSVGWSRAVGVAAAGAALVGVVGLMARSHAGGGASALPLAILAILTVASAWFVIHTLYALRYAEDYFTQEAEGDAGWRHGAAAGAGEASPGQAGDARPRPIEFSGSPIPTYSDFAYFSFNLGLTFQVSDTDVGSMRLRRTILVHCILSYLYSTAILASVVNLVIGML
- a CDS encoding DUF4190 domain-containing protein encodes the protein MTENTNPERSGPPSSEVPRHQEPYGAPGHGPYGQGPSPYGQADAPYGQGAPQYGPYGQQPAPNYNYSRPPYQAPHNDSKGLSVTSLVLGILSIMGGLLFFVPQVAGIVFGHIGLRQEPTGRPLAIAGLIMSYLSLLLFIGAIVLFVIILGQAANEIDMDLSPSPSPTFPSPSVSHSGATA
- a CDS encoding rhodanese-like domain-containing protein; this encodes MHDIENISATDLTSGDDVLDVREQDEWDAGHIEGARHIPLSELPLRIDELDPDVDYKVICLRGGRSAKATQWLVGQGYSAVNVSGGMDAWADADKPIVSAAGEPFVKGH